Proteins from a single region of Fundulus heteroclitus isolate FHET01 chromosome 12, MU-UCD_Fhet_4.1, whole genome shotgun sequence:
- the LOC105924949 gene encoding uncharacterized protein LOC105924949 → MDSNMEKLDCVAKDILTAANIDMEALKMLSREELRDLFPGPDHFLRRKSIWDLCHPVEKASCSSSAAFIEVSNGTEFAATGTSSEGGDSKEEEKSGGTTYRTLTLPSPQYVIYTDSELENVKSYFFQLKRLGRGAECELSKELTCRLIRNTITNMMSAVRALHCEEKQYPSKEDLVAMAKRLVIYYPMLSDKLDIQRPWIEVFKRLQKRIHNVRSPKKSQGGTPARGKRKLQYLDADDTDDSTTSTILLSASSSSTPSTPEVHTSPATLPEVHSPSTSTPVKAKAVGHDSRMAQARHYRHLQEICRKNKQNQDDVSQLLDLEFEGRRQFIDSETLKEADRPGKILEAYSCFKNIDHVLEELRRIVAKDNVHYVKELKERWADYRTKLSFYGVYKKVLKPPVGLPADEQAIDLIISLADMFPSGYPAPKKMSSPSEALIHVLQPTEAPDVYLRRRPLATPFILVGEEDCFLCAGNAPVVSFGRSRLAESVLYVMAYYYAFHMTYPKCVSSVLLFLQTEVLGDAIHEKDQTAAFKRAKADWQTFLR, encoded by the exons ATGGACAGCAACATGGAAAAGTTAGACTGTGTGGCCAAAGACATCTTAACAG CTGCCAATATCGATATGGAGGCACTGAAGATGCTTTCGAGAGAAGAGCTTCGCGACCTCTTCCCAGGGCCTGACCATTTTTTGCGAAGAAAATCTATATGGGATCTGTGTCACCCTGTg GAGAAGGCCTCATGCAGTTCTTCTGCTGCATTCATTGAGGTCAGCAACGGAACAGAGTTTGCGGCCACTGGAACCAGTAGTGAGGGAGGTGACAgcaaagaggaggagaagagtgGGGGGACTACATACAGAACACTTACACTGCCAAGCCCCCAATACGTGATATACACTGATAGTGAATTGGAGAATGTGAAATCTTACTTTTTTCAATTGAAAAGACTTGGGAGAGGAGCAGAGTGTGAGCTGTCCAAAGAGCTAACATGTAGACTGATCCGGAATACAATAACCAACATGATGTCAGCGGTGAGGGCGTTGCACTGTGAAGAGAAGCAGTATCCATCGAAGGAGGACCTCGTAGCCATGGCCAAACGCCTGGTGATCTACTATCCAATGCTCTCTGATAAGCTCGACATACAGCGTCCATgg ATTGAGGTCTTCAAACGACTGCAAAAGAGAATCCACAATGTTCGATCACCGAAGAAAAGCCAGGGTGGCACTCCTGCAAGGGGGAAGAGAAAACTGCAATATTTGGATGCCGATGATACTGATGATTCCACCACATCTACAATTCTCCTTTCGGCAAGCTCCAGCAGCACCCCTAGCACCCCTGAGGTCCACACTTCGCCCGCCACTCTCCCTGAGGTCCACTCCCCATCAACAAGCACTCCAGTGAAAGCCAAAGCTGTTG GACACGACAGTAGGATGGCTCAGGCCAGGCACTACAGACATCTCCAAGAAATATGCCGGAAGAATAAGCAAAACCAAGATGATGTCTCACAGCTCCTTGACCTTGAATTTGAGGGAAGAAGGCAGTTCATCGATTCGGAGACTCTCAAGGAAGCCGACAGACCTGGCAAAATCCTTGAGGCCTACTCGTGCTTCAAGAACATAGACCAT GTTCTTGAGGAGCTGAGACGAATAGTGGCGAAGGACAACGTGCATTATGTGAAAGAGCTGAAGGAGCGCTGGGCAGACTACAGAACCAAACTCTCCTTTTATGGTGTCTATAAGAAGGTCCTGAAGCCACCGGTGGGACTTCCTGCTG ATGAGCAAGCCATTGACCTGATCATCTCCCTGGCAGATATGTTTCCTTCTGGTTACCCCGCACCAAAGAAGATGTCATCTCCATCAGAGGCGCTCATTCATGTTCTGCAG CCCACAGAGGCCCCAGACGTTTATCTGAGAAGACGGCCACTAGCCACACCGTTCATCCTGGTAGGAGAGGAGGACTGCTTCCTCTGTGCCGGAAATGCCCCTGTTGTGTCCTTTGGTAGGAGCCGTCTTGCTGAGTCGGTCCTGTACGTCATGGCGTACTACTACGCATTTCACATGACGTATCCAAAATGTGTGTCATCAGTTCTGTTATTCCTTCAGACTGAGGTCTTGGGTGATGCAATTCATGAGAAAGACCAAACAGCAGCTTTTAAACGTGCCAAAGCTGACTGGCAGACCTTTCTTAGGTAG